A portion of the Bacteroides faecium genome contains these proteins:
- a CDS encoding DUF4925 domain-containing protein yields MRNLEKLFWVACAVFFFTSCEETYNDKLFWPGEISQEYGSYIKPYTLDLTYSGEKLIGKTVSFKTEDSETGTLTLNDVIPGEASTPINGIKLYENEEKGNYTFSGTNITMGGATVKYSGSITPKAMKLAVDVKMANSSELAKNYSFGTFEMITNDEEFLYVKFKGAAYLDMIPKEGFEDDAVMMSIIGVIGGNILQILIPQLIKDIKIEDNGTIIANYSSDPIDMEKIMSLVGQENAGPEIQKLVNSRTYLPSPTGLAYWSKVNGKFLLKLNIPAIINEVIKNSQQQVDSGLINGITEAIFKTDPIRLKNLLGILNTIINNQVLGYIVNTDETTFSALFSCIKDGIPMNITHTEDGHTYLYLDYQTLTPIINVVSGIKVDLGGIELDLSMMLGEPWKLMETVNIGLDLVPVTQ; encoded by the coding sequence ATGAGAAACTTAGAGAAACTATTTTGGGTAGCTTGTGCAGTTTTTTTCTTTACATCATGTGAAGAGACTTACAATGACAAGCTATTTTGGCCGGGAGAAATCAGCCAGGAATATGGCTCGTATATTAAGCCATATACGTTAGACCTAACCTACAGTGGAGAGAAATTAATTGGAAAAACTGTCAGTTTTAAGACAGAAGACAGCGAGACGGGGACGTTGACACTGAATGATGTGATTCCGGGAGAAGCCAGTACTCCTATTAATGGTATCAAACTTTATGAGAATGAAGAAAAGGGTAACTACACGTTCAGTGGAACTAATATCACGATGGGGGGAGCTACGGTAAAGTATAGTGGTAGCATTACTCCGAAAGCGATGAAGTTGGCGGTAGATGTAAAAATGGCAAATTCTTCTGAATTGGCTAAAAATTATAGTTTCGGAACATTCGAAATGATTACTAATGATGAAGAATTTCTATACGTTAAATTCAAAGGTGCCGCTTATTTGGACATGATACCGAAAGAAGGTTTCGAAGATGATGCAGTTATGATGTCAATTATCGGAGTCATAGGGGGAAACATACTTCAAATACTTATTCCTCAATTAATCAAAGACATTAAGATTGAAGATAATGGTACTATCATAGCTAATTATTCTTCTGACCCTATTGACATGGAAAAAATAATGTCTTTAGTTGGCCAAGAGAATGCCGGACCAGAAATCCAGAAATTAGTAAACAGCCGTACTTATCTGCCTTCTCCAACCGGATTGGCATACTGGAGTAAAGTAAATGGTAAGTTTTTATTAAAACTTAATATTCCCGCTATTATCAACGAAGTCATAAAAAATAGTCAGCAACAAGTTGATAGCGGTCTCATTAACGGTATTACCGAGGCAATCTTCAAAACCGATCCAATCCGCCTTAAAAATTTGCTGGGAATTCTTAATACTATTATTAATAATCAAGTACTCGGGTACATTGTTAATACAGATGAAACAACATTCTCTGCATTATTCTCATGTATCAAAGACGGAATCCCGATGAATATTACTCATACAGAAGATGGACACACATATCTATATCTTGATTATCAAACATTGACTCCGATTATCAACGTGGTTTCCGGAATTAAAGTTGACCTCGGGGGAATAGAACTTGATTTATCAATGATGCTTGGTGAACCATGGAAATTAATGGAAACTGTCAACATAGGTCTGGACCTTGTTCCCGTCACACAATAA
- a CDS encoding polyphosphate polymerase domain-containing protein: MNINETFHIAPALSTFSPISLEEMNTIRLMNRTDTKYIVSLPVLMDVLRRASQYYRVQEVEGERNIAYHTTYLDTPDYAMYLAHQNGRVIREKIRVRTYVASGLTFLEVKNKNNKGRTDKKRIRVQGVDSLHVDGGEEFLRNHAWYELSALDLLLENHFHRITLVNKAMTERLTIDTGVHFHHLLTGTEAKLDNLAIIELKRDGRTYSPISEILRELHVRPSGISKYCVGTVLTAGELKYNRFKPKLRLAQKIAKRKIMDI, translated from the coding sequence ATGAATATAAACGAAACGTTCCATATTGCCCCCGCACTTTCCACTTTCTCACCCATTTCTTTGGAAGAGATGAACACCATCCGTTTAATGAACCGTACAGATACGAAATATATTGTTTCGCTGCCTGTCCTGATGGATGTACTACGGCGTGCAAGTCAGTATTATCGTGTACAGGAAGTAGAAGGGGAACGAAATATCGCCTATCATACTACCTATCTTGATACACCGGATTACGCTATGTACCTGGCGCATCAGAACGGAAGAGTGATACGTGAAAAGATACGTGTACGAACCTATGTTGCTTCCGGCCTGACATTCCTTGAAGTGAAAAATAAGAATAATAAAGGGCGCACGGATAAAAAACGTATCCGGGTGCAAGGAGTCGATTCTTTACATGTGGATGGTGGAGAAGAATTTCTTCGTAATCACGCCTGGTATGAGTTATCCGCCTTAGACCTTCTTTTAGAAAATCATTTCCATCGCATTACATTGGTGAATAAAGCCATGACAGAACGCCTGACCATTGATACAGGCGTACATTTCCATCATCTTCTAACGGGCACGGAAGCCAAACTCGACAACTTGGCAATAATAGAACTGAAACGCGACGGAAGAACCTATTCACCTATCAGTGAAATACTGCGCGAACTACATGTACGCCCTTCGGGAATTAGTAAATACTGCGTAGGAACCGTATTAACGGCAGGTGAGTTGAAATACAATCGTTTCAAACCCAAATTGAGACTCGCACAAAAAATTGCAAAGCGTAAGATAATGGATATATAA
- a CDS encoding DUF4925 domain-containing protein: MKKISIFLFGSLLCLTVPFITSCDEDYPGPDPVEVTANYSNKLTNPNPNLALTYSGEELIGKSVDFSTVKGEDANITLYNIIPREETLKLTNVPIIGDEEGYSFSGNLTTARNISFKYEGKVTKGKLTLNVSEVKLPGNMLSGNGGNGTWYLVHNALPEEGENEDFVWLTAYSYSSYYQNDKTNTINWIFAFFAKPLLDNIFSIMLNDITFQSDGNITAHYAGFPEGVTFTDILPTSLTTTGGLYVNERPDSDYKLSGINLANYYMEDASTFYIIPNIDMILRQIQSDKTETRSISIDILKDLYSKLAQWTTTGIKFHIEENPMRDFVGDEFEQTKIKGDYIIYMDPSEIKVLIPILDILPDILKLVAPDMLDKTIGELAGDMLPPMLKPTLGNQKITDLLPTLRKDLNESNIKIGVYLYKSKQ, encoded by the coding sequence ATGAAAAAAATATCAATATTCTTATTCGGCAGCCTGCTCTGCCTTACAGTCCCTTTCATCACGTCCTGTGATGAAGACTATCCCGGTCCCGATCCGGTAGAAGTAACCGCAAACTACTCAAACAAATTAACCAATCCGAATCCTAACCTGGCATTGACATACAGTGGAGAAGAATTGATTGGCAAATCAGTCGACTTCAGTACAGTGAAAGGAGAGGATGCTAACATCACTCTATACAATATTATCCCTAGAGAAGAAACACTGAAACTGACTAATGTTCCTATCATCGGAGATGAAGAAGGATATTCTTTTTCAGGTAACTTGACCACGGCGAGAAATATCTCGTTCAAGTATGAAGGAAAGGTGACAAAAGGCAAACTGACATTAAATGTGAGTGAGGTGAAACTGCCGGGAAACATGCTGTCCGGTAATGGTGGAAACGGAACATGGTACTTGGTGCATAATGCTTTGCCAGAAGAGGGAGAGAATGAGGATTTTGTTTGGTTGACAGCATATTCTTATTCAAGCTATTATCAGAATGACAAAACAAACACAATCAATTGGATCTTCGCCTTTTTCGCAAAGCCTTTATTGGATAATATCTTCAGCATTATGCTAAATGATATAACTTTTCAATCTGACGGGAATATTACAGCTCATTATGCCGGATTTCCTGAAGGAGTAACATTCACAGATATTCTACCCACCAGTCTCACAACCACAGGAGGACTTTACGTAAACGAACGTCCTGATTCGGATTATAAACTATCCGGCATCAATCTTGCGAATTATTATATGGAAGACGCTTCTACTTTTTATATAATTCCCAATATTGATATGATTTTACGTCAGATACAAAGTGATAAAACAGAAACACGCAGCATATCAATAGATATATTAAAAGATTTGTATTCCAAACTGGCTCAATGGACAACGACCGGAATTAAGTTTCATATTGAAGAAAATCCAATGCGTGATTTTGTAGGTGACGAATTCGAGCAAACCAAGATAAAAGGTGATTACATTATATATATGGATCCTTCGGAAATAAAAGTTCTGATACCTATACTTGATATACTCCCCGACATACTGAAGCTAGTTGCTCCCGATATGCTGGATAAGACAATTGGTGAGTTGGCAGGTGATATGCTTCCTCCTATGTTGAAACCGACCCTAGGAAATCAGAAGATCACCGATTTATTACCTACACTTAGAAAAGATTTGAACGAATCGAACATAAAAATAGGAGTTTACTTATATAAATCAAAACAATAA
- a CDS encoding DUF4956 domain-containing protein, whose amino-acid sequence MFDELSDITLIETPLLDSAGFMELLLRFFFNLLVVSCIIHLFYYPKSKRRDYYFTFTLISISIFLMIFLLGSVKLKIGFALGLFAIFGIIRYRTESMPVREMTYLFVIIAISVINALAVAISHAELLCTNLLFIVSIWICESNRWLKHISCKLIQYDKIELIKPEREPDLLRDLRERTGLDVLRVEIGHIDFLRDTAILKVYYEPLRDEINTIDTLTRLPKENE is encoded by the coding sequence ATGTTTGACGAACTGAGTGATATTACATTGATAGAAACGCCATTACTGGATAGTGCGGGTTTTATGGAATTGCTGCTGCGATTCTTCTTCAATTTATTGGTCGTATCCTGCATTATCCATTTGTTCTACTATCCGAAGAGCAAACGGCGCGATTATTACTTCACCTTTACTCTGATCAGTATTAGCATCTTCCTGATGATTTTCCTCTTGGGAAGTGTCAAGTTGAAAATCGGCTTTGCCCTCGGATTATTCGCCATTTTCGGCATCATACGTTACAGGACGGAGTCGATGCCGGTACGCGAGATGACTTACCTTTTTGTCATCATCGCTATCTCCGTGATAAATGCCCTTGCCGTAGCTATCAGCCATGCCGAATTGCTGTGTACCAATCTTCTTTTTATAGTAAGTATATGGATTTGTGAAAGCAATCGATGGCTGAAACACATCTCGTGCAAATTGATTCAGTATGACAAGATAGAACTGATAAAGCCCGAACGGGAACCGGATTTATTGCGTGACCTTCGTGAACGTACAGGGCTTGACGTACTTCGTGTGGAAATCGGGCACATAGACTTCCTGCGTGACACTGCTATACTGAAAGTCTATTACGAGCCTTTGAGAGATGAGATAAATACGATAGATACTCTAACCCGCCTTCCTAAGGAAAATGAATGA